The Candidatus Tanganyikabacteria bacterium DNA window CCGGCAGCAACGCCTTGGAAACCCGCGTCGGCCGGATGGTGAGCAGGGAGGCCGCGAGGGCGGGCGGGCGCGTGGTCGGCGAGGGCCTCGGCGTGATGGGCATCTACGACATGCCTGCCGCGCAGGTGCGCCATCTAGTCCAGAAGGCCGGGGCGGCCGCCAAGCCGGTCGTCAAGCAGGCGAAACCCTAGCGTTCCGGCGCGAAACCTGGCACGCTCGGACGCGATGCCGGGCGACCTCCACGAATCGACCGAGACGCTCGCCGGGGCGCCGGCCCTGCTGGTCTGGCGCGGCGATCGGCGCCAGGCCGCGGCCACCGGCACGATCCTGTTCTACCACGGTCTGGGCGCCGCCAAGGAGGCCAATCGGCCCGAACTCCACGACCTGGCTCGGCGCGGTTTCCTGGCGATCGGGATCGACGTCGTGGGACACGGCGAGCGGCGGTACCCCGACTTCGAGAGTCGCTTCGGAGCGGCCGATCCGCGGCCGGAGTGCCTCCAATGCGTCGCCGGTTCGGTCGGCGAGGTCCCGCGCATCGTGGATGCGCTGGCTGCCGACGCCGCGCGTTTCGGCATCGCCGGCATCTCGCTGGGCGCCTACATCCTCTACGGGGCACTGCTGGCCGACCGCCGGCTGCAGGTGGCCGCTGCCATCCTGGGATCGCCGCGGTGGTGGTTCGACCCGCCGGACAGCCCGCACCGCCACCCGGACCGGTTCTTCCCCCGCGCCCTGTTGAGTCAGAACGCCGGGCGCGACGAGAACGTGCCTCCCGGCGAGGCGCAGGCCTTCCACGCGGCCCTTTCCCCGCACTACCAGGCGGCGCCCGACCGGCAGCGCCACGTCATGTTCCCGCACTCCGGGCATTTCATGAACGATCCCGACTGGCGCTCGCTCTGGGACAGCACCTTGACCTGGTTCGACCGCCACTTGAAGCAAGCCTGAGCCGACCTCCGCCGATAACTCGTACCAGTAGGGGTATTGCGGACAAGGGAGCAGGTGAGCTGTGGGCGAGCCGATCGATCGCCGCGCGGAATACGACGCGTTGCGGGCTGCGAATCCGAAACTCGACATGACGCTGCGCGAGTATCGGGACCGGATGCGCAAGGAAAACTCGTTCGCGGGGCTGGACAGGGACAACGACGGGTCGCTGTCGCGGGCCGAACTGCAAAAGCTCGATACCTACAACGGCCTGGCGAGCTACCGGACCGACGCCGCCGGCAGCGTCTCCAAGGCCGATTTCCTCGCCGGCCGGCGGGACGATCTGGCGGCCAACCGCGAGGCCCTGGTCGCCAAGCGGTACGGCGCCCTAACGGCCGAGGAGCGGCGCGACTGGACCGCCCGCCATGATGCCGACGGCGACGGCAACCTCTCGCTCGAGGAGTATCGCGCCGGCCGCGAGGCGCGGCGGGACGCGCGCCTGGGCGACATGTTCGACAAGCTCGGCGCGCGGCGCAGCACGCTGGATCTCGAACCCGAGGACAGGCTCCTGGCCAGGCTGGATGCCGACGGCGACGGCACGCTCACCCGCGAGGAGTTCATCGCCGGCGTCGTGGCAGATCGCCGGGAGTCCGTCATTCTCGACGGCACCGAGGGCATCCTCGCGAAGATCCGGGCGGAGCTGGACCGCCAGGACGCGACCCAGCAGCCCGGGCCGAAGCCCGGCCAGCAGCCCGGACCGAAACCCGGCCAGCAGCCCGGGCCGAAGCCCGGTCAGCAGCCCGGACCGAAACCCGGCCAGCAGCCCGGGCCCGAGCAGGGTGCCGAACCCAAGCCCGGTCCGAAGCCCGGCAAGGACGCCAGGGCCGACGCGCTGCGCGCGAAGGTCGTCGCGGCGGCCAAGGAGTATCTGGGGACGCCGTACCTCTGGGCAGGATCCAGCAAGAACGGCATCGACTGCTCCGGCCTCACGCTGCGGGCCTACGAGGCGATCGGCAAGGATCTGCCGCACTACTCGGCGGCGCAGTCGAATCTCGGGCGCGACGTGGGACCGGGCAAGCTCAAGCCGGGCGACCTGGTCTTCTTCGACTACTCTTCCGCCCGGGCCGGCATCGACCACGTGGGCATGTACGTAGGCAAGGGCCAGGTCATCCAGGCGGTCTCGAAGGGAGTCAGCTACGCCAGCCTCTCCTCGTTGAAGGACGACATCGTGGACACGTCGCGGCTGATCTGAGCAGAATGTGTGCCATGAACAAGATGGCACTGCTTACCGCTACACTCTCGATCCTCGCCATCGCGGGCCCGGCCCATGCCGAGAGTTTCACGATCGCCGAGGACAACCACACGGTCAACGAGGTGAGCTTCACCTCCATCGCTCCCCTGGTCCGCATGGTCGGCCGGACTCAGGACGTCACGGGCCAGGCCGACATCGACATCAACAGGCCCGCCGCGGCGAAGGGGCGGTTCGTGGTCGACCTCTCGTCGCTCCAGACCGGCATCAAGCGCCGGGACGCGCACATGCGGGACATGATCGAGGTGACGAAGTTCCCGACGGCCGTCCTGGAGGTCGACCGCGTCGAGGGTGCCCCGAAGGCGCTCGAACCGGGCAAGACCGCCCACATCAAGGCCGTCGGCCGCTTCACCATTCATGGCGTCACCCGCGACGTGACGGTTCCGGGGCAGATCACCTTCCTGCCGGAAACCAAGGGCACGCGGGACGGC harbors:
- a CDS encoding YceI family protein — its product is MNKMALLTATLSILAIAGPAHAESFTIAEDNHTVNEVSFTSIAPLVRMVGRTQDVTGQADIDINRPAAAKGRFVVDLSSLQTGIKRRDAHMRDMIEVTKFPTAVLEVDRVEGAPKALEPGKTAHIKAVGRFTIHGVTRDVTVPGQITFLPETKGTRDGNWVLLESRFPLLLVDYGIALPKPLLGIKVADTVTIDVSAMARAGVPQAGKQ
- a CDS encoding C40 family peptidase, translated to MGEPIDRRAEYDALRAANPKLDMTLREYRDRMRKENSFAGLDRDNDGSLSRAELQKLDTYNGLASYRTDAAGSVSKADFLAGRRDDLAANREALVAKRYGALTAEERRDWTARHDADGDGNLSLEEYRAGREARRDARLGDMFDKLGARRSTLDLEPEDRLLARLDADGDGTLTREEFIAGVVADRRESVILDGTEGILAKIRAELDRQDATQQPGPKPGQQPGPKPGQQPGPKPGQQPGPKPGQQPGPEQGAEPKPGPKPGKDARADALRAKVVAAAKEYLGTPYLWAGSSKNGIDCSGLTLRAYEAIGKDLPHYSAAQSNLGRDVGPGKLKPGDLVFFDYSSARAGIDHVGMYVGKGQVIQAVSKGVSYASLSSLKDDIVDTSRLI